A single genomic interval of Bradyrhizobium japonicum USDA 6 harbors:
- a CDS encoding SAVED domain-containing protein, producing the protein MASVSKSSIPQKVQSALWARAAGRCQYRGCNTDLVGDLVAGRQDGIFGFIAHIVADVEGGPRGDPIRSTQLARSLENLMLMCARHHKLIDLDAVADHPESVLLTMKAEHEGRIAIVAGIDEDRASHVIRFGASICDNEALVSTQAIFSAMPPDRHPASGQRLDLEMVGCAFRDNEPAYWTVQRENLRRQFEAKVRGRVERQEIRHLSVFALAPQPLLIELGRLLCDIVPAVVHQRHREPASWRWASDGPPITFQVTEPDIGLSGSVALKLGVSATVTDARLQAVLGDEAAIWSLCADQPHNDVLRRADDQAAFRRELRRLYDRIKARHGEGTLLHVFPALPASLAVEVGRVWMPKSDLSLRLYDNNRSHGFIRTFDIP; encoded by the coding sequence GTGGCGTCGGTGTCTAAGAGCAGCATTCCGCAAAAGGTCCAATCGGCGCTGTGGGCGCGGGCTGCTGGCCGCTGCCAATATCGTGGATGCAATACTGATTTGGTCGGCGACCTGGTGGCCGGGCGGCAAGACGGGATCTTCGGCTTCATCGCACACATCGTGGCTGACGTCGAAGGCGGCCCGCGCGGCGATCCGATCCGGTCGACTCAGCTCGCGCGTAGTCTGGAAAATCTAATGTTGATGTGCGCCCGACATCACAAGCTGATCGATCTTGACGCCGTCGCCGATCATCCGGAATCTGTTCTGCTAACTATGAAAGCCGAGCACGAGGGCCGGATCGCGATCGTTGCCGGCATCGACGAAGACCGGGCATCTCACGTCATCAGGTTTGGGGCGAGCATTTGTGACAACGAGGCGCTTGTATCGACGCAGGCGATCTTTTCGGCGATGCCGCCCGACCGCCACCCAGCCAGCGGCCAGAGGTTGGATCTTGAAATGGTAGGCTGTGCGTTTCGAGACAACGAGCCTGCCTATTGGACGGTCCAGCGCGAGAACCTGAGACGCCAGTTCGAAGCGAAGGTGCGAGGCCGCGTAGAGCGACAGGAGATTAGGCATCTAAGCGTATTCGCACTCGCACCGCAGCCGCTGCTGATCGAGCTTGGCCGGCTGCTCTGCGATATCGTTCCGGCCGTCGTTCATCAAAGGCATCGCGAACCCGCGAGTTGGCGATGGGCGTCCGATGGCCCCCCGATCACATTCCAGGTCACCGAACCGGATATCGGGCTGTCAGGCTCGGTCGCGCTAAAGCTCGGTGTCAGCGCTACCGTGACCGACGCGCGACTCCAGGCGGTTCTCGGCGACGAAGCCGCGATCTGGTCGCTCTGCGCGGATCAACCTCACAACGACGTCTTGCGGCGAGCTGACGATCAGGCCGCATTTCGGCGCGAACTCCGACGGCTCTACGACCGCATCAAGGCTCGGCATGGCGAGGGAACGCTGCTGCATGTTTTTCCCGCGCTTCCCGCCTCCCTGGCGGTCGAGGTCGGCCGCGTCTGGATGCCCAAATCGGATCTTTCCCTCCGGCTCTACGACAACAATCGATCGCACGGGTTCATACGGACCTTCGATATTCCCTAA
- a CDS encoding restriction endonuclease — translation MKAYKPRNEVSYDDIRALLGVLSGEQNASKGILTTTSDFPPRLISDPFITPFLPTRLELMNGDSLQKWLGGLLKK, via the coding sequence GTGAAGGCGTATAAGCCGAGGAACGAGGTTTCATATGATGACATTCGTGCATTGCTGGGCGTACTCAGCGGGGAGCAGAATGCCTCTAAGGGAATCCTGACTACAACGTCGGACTTTCCGCCAAGGCTAATATCTGATCCGTTCATAACTCCCTTTCTGCCGACGCGTCTCGAATTGATGAACGGTGACAGCCTTCAAAAGTGGCTTGGTGGCCTCCTGAAAAAATAG
- a CDS encoding restriction endonuclease, whose product MLTLQQMEEVRVRLAQQLIFYMPVKLFPIAQKLAFPILLEFTRLVDFRNLEIPPEKIKITDLIYEDRLPSVFESFIARRFSEGNKQAELRVAGIITPDHKIVLADRKTAEGFLIKANSAVWYEIVASLQSDWSQAYSLSATRWEEIVAGAFDKAGFDEVTLTPRSGDHGRDVIAVRRGLVASRS is encoded by the coding sequence ATGCTTACTTTGCAGCAGATGGAAGAGGTAAGGGTTCGCCTAGCGCAGCAACTGATATTCTACATGCCCGTTAAGCTGTTTCCTATTGCGCAGAAATTAGCGTTTCCGATTCTTTTAGAGTTCACACGACTAGTGGATTTTAGGAATCTGGAAATTCCACCAGAGAAGATCAAAATTACTGACTTGATCTACGAAGACAGGCTTCCGTCAGTGTTCGAGTCGTTTATCGCTCGGCGGTTTTCCGAGGGGAATAAGCAAGCGGAGTTGCGAGTAGCGGGAATCATTACACCAGATCACAAGATCGTCCTGGCAGATCGTAAAACGGCAGAGGGATTTCTAATAAAGGCAAACTCAGCGGTTTGGTATGAAATTGTAGCAAGCCTGCAATCGGATTGGAGCCAAGCGTATTCACTTTCTGCGACGCGTTGGGAAGAGATCGTCGCTGGTGCCTTCGATAAAGCGGGGTTCGACGAGGTGACATTAACGCCACGCTCAGGGGATCACGGACGGGATGTCATAGCTGTTCGAAGGGGGTTGGTTGCATCAAGATCATAG
- a CDS encoding phosphorylase family protein, with the protein MKRRHESRVAAFLSSVAVELTDKQATDLSRQVEDESVDFAVVVALRKELAALKHYFPELVPISSTSDSTRTYLRGTIPTRRGGSYRVVATLLHSMGNLDAAHATSDLIHKWKPRFVLVNGIAGGISRKDQGFGDIVASNSIFYYELSKVRPNHQEHRARQFQADPILVDGILNLTDSTWRAHLPSRPDGKSASAIEPRIHVGPIASGEKVIASSEAAQELRSLQRDLIAIEMESAGVASAAFSAVKKVGFLTIRAICDFADGKKNDMWQEYAAYSAASCLRSFIESRPVSLSEGAWPKSVASVAATKSRISIAQRKKLFDELCTAFDMEEFKNLCFLLGVDIDEIPGDRKSARVRELILLFERRDTLHVLEEAVDERTR; encoded by the coding sequence ATGAAACGGCGCCATGAGAGCCGCGTCGCAGCATTTCTCAGCTCGGTTGCTGTCGAGCTTACTGACAAGCAGGCTACCGACCTCTCGCGACAGGTGGAGGACGAATCAGTCGACTTCGCAGTTGTCGTCGCGTTGCGGAAGGAATTGGCTGCGCTTAAGCATTATTTTCCTGAGCTGGTACCGATTTCGTCGACATCGGATTCGACCCGCACGTACCTTCGCGGAACGATTCCAACAAGACGCGGCGGCTCGTATCGAGTTGTTGCCACTCTCCTTCATTCGATGGGAAATCTCGATGCCGCACATGCGACATCGGACCTCATCCACAAATGGAAGCCGCGATTTGTACTTGTGAATGGAATTGCTGGTGGAATCTCTAGAAAGGATCAGGGCTTCGGCGATATCGTGGCCTCGAACTCCATTTTCTATTATGAGCTCTCGAAGGTTCGACCCAATCATCAGGAGCATCGAGCTCGGCAATTTCAGGCGGACCCCATCCTCGTGGATGGAATACTGAACTTGACCGACTCAACGTGGCGCGCACATTTGCCTTCAAGGCCCGATGGGAAAAGCGCGAGCGCCATCGAGCCGAGAATTCATGTCGGACCAATTGCCTCTGGAGAGAAGGTGATTGCTTCAAGCGAGGCTGCCCAAGAGCTTCGGTCGTTGCAACGCGATCTCATCGCAATTGAGATGGAGAGTGCAGGAGTCGCTTCTGCGGCATTCAGCGCTGTCAAGAAGGTGGGATTCTTGACGATCCGAGCCATCTGCGACTTCGCCGACGGCAAAAAGAATGACATGTGGCAAGAGTACGCAGCGTATTCCGCGGCTTCGTGCTTGCGAAGCTTCATTGAGTCGCGCCCAGTTTCCCTCTCGGAGGGGGCGTGGCCGAAGTCCGTTGCTTCGGTAGCGGCAACGAAGTCGCGTATTTCGATAGCTCAACGTAAGAAATTGTTCGATGAGCTGTGTACGGCGTTCGATATGGAAGAGTTTAAGAACCTTTGCTTTCTCCTGGGCGTGGACATTGACGAAATTCCCGGCGACCGCAAATCGGCCCGGGTCAGAGAGCTAATTTTACTGTTCGAGCGGCGCGATACGTTGCACGTATTGGAGGAAGCCGTCGATGAAAGGACACGTTAA